A part of Myxococcus landrumus genomic DNA contains:
- a CDS encoding WGR domain-containing protein, with translation MRRFEFVEGTSSKFWQPEVEGNVFIVTFGRIGTAGQRKEKGFPDAAAAQREYEKKVAEKVREGYREVTDGAAEAAPVAAAPVAPPKPALPGRVPAATPTPESLKAAADALAGLRARLGWRSWEVTSRARNARRALRALGGVDPAAHAELSGTFDALMARVVASPKEGRLPLRHALGLLSELDVAAYARAVALWRKAYAPGALTAVSSVESLGVPELSLRLSLLLAERPGMKGSASEEGWAKRWSVLRPHVEEKLAESGGSLADWVKGVNAGSDTQLAGRLARLEA, from the coding sequence ATGCGTAGATTTGAGTTCGTCGAGGGAACAAGCTCCAAGTTCTGGCAGCCCGAGGTTGAGGGCAACGTCTTCATCGTCACCTTCGGCCGGATTGGGACCGCGGGTCAGCGCAAGGAGAAGGGGTTCCCGGATGCCGCGGCGGCCCAGCGCGAGTACGAGAAGAAGGTCGCGGAGAAGGTGCGCGAGGGTTACCGCGAGGTGACGGACGGCGCCGCCGAGGCCGCGCCCGTCGCCGCAGCGCCCGTCGCGCCGCCGAAGCCGGCGCTGCCCGGCCGTGTCCCCGCCGCCACGCCCACGCCGGAGTCGCTCAAGGCCGCCGCGGACGCGCTCGCGGGGCTGCGGGCCCGCCTGGGCTGGCGAAGCTGGGAGGTCACCTCCCGCGCCCGGAACGCACGCCGGGCGCTCAGGGCCCTGGGCGGTGTGGACCCGGCCGCGCACGCGGAGCTGTCCGGCACCTTCGACGCGCTGATGGCGCGCGTCGTGGCCTCGCCCAAGGAAGGCCGGCTGCCGCTGCGCCATGCCCTGGGGTTGTTGAGCGAGCTGGACGTCGCGGCCTACGCGCGCGCGGTGGCGCTGTGGCGGAAGGCGTACGCGCCGGGGGCGCTGACCGCGGTGAGCAGCGTCGAGTCGCTCGGTGTCCCGGAGCTCTCGCTCCGGTTGAGCCTGCTGCTGGCGGAGCGCCCGGGGATGAAGGGCAGCGCGTCGGAAGAGGGCTGGGCGAAGCGTTGGAGCGTGCTGCGCCCGCACGTCGAGGAGAAGCTGGCCGAGTCGGGCGGCTCCCTGGCGGACTGGGTCAAGGGCGTCAACGCGGGAAGCGATACGCAATTGGCCGGCCGGCTGGCGCGTCTGGAGGCCTGA
- a CDS encoding caspase family protein, with protein sequence MLLPERVFVNRPGLHIVLGLCLLSACGAATTGEKGRTVRVRLDSAQLASAHEGERHALLIGISQYDDASWNDLRFPGKDAEDLGRALADPRRGGFRSVTVLNRPEQTTRAAVLDALRALAAKPWRPKDVVVIYVSGHGTLARDTRGDLQRYLVMRDTRFRDVQGTGLEMAALERELEALGSRRRVLVLATCHSGTGKSLLPPSVLDELERTKAAFLPRPLEEESRASLVLSASDWGEAAREDDALGNDIYTHFLVQALDGRGDRNGDGAVSATEAHDWARRHTWTYTQGRQRPSVRMTEVGADPVLLAGALTQAGQPEVFSYSPRLEGFTLKVDGVDAGELPGGVALPEGKRKLGLHKGGETLWEDTVALRSGERRALDALLREFVEGRKRTVTLEAGMLGFLDARSRREVLPSTVLVGAGLRLDGLLLEQRLDVGVDLSVGQGHQSLRLDVGGTVPVRHRAVMMGVTVGPSWEWGRLSFSTGPRVAALWLQRSFQLDLLNRDESYLTVWPGWMAGVSWQLGARWVLEAKGQLLWAYVPMDGRTRAVGFGGLLLGGGYRF encoded by the coding sequence ATGCTGCTCCCTGAGCGTGTGTTCGTGAATCGTCCGGGACTCCACATCGTTCTGGGGCTCTGCCTCCTCTCTGCCTGCGGTGCGGCGACCACGGGAGAGAAGGGCCGGACGGTGCGCGTGCGCCTGGACTCCGCGCAGCTCGCGTCGGCGCACGAGGGTGAGCGGCACGCGCTGCTCATCGGCATCAGCCAGTACGACGACGCGTCCTGGAACGACCTGCGCTTTCCAGGGAAGGACGCGGAGGATTTGGGGCGCGCGCTGGCGGACCCTCGGCGAGGCGGCTTCCGTTCGGTGACGGTGTTGAACCGTCCTGAGCAGACGACTCGCGCGGCGGTGCTGGACGCGCTGCGTGCGCTGGCGGCGAAGCCCTGGCGTCCCAAGGACGTGGTGGTCATCTACGTGTCCGGGCACGGCACGCTCGCGCGCGACACGCGGGGCGACTTGCAGCGCTACCTGGTGATGCGCGACACGCGCTTCCGCGACGTGCAAGGCACGGGGCTGGAGATGGCGGCGCTGGAGCGGGAGTTGGAGGCGCTGGGCTCGCGTCGGCGCGTGCTGGTGCTGGCCACCTGCCACAGCGGCACGGGCAAGTCGCTGCTGCCGCCGTCGGTGCTCGATGAGCTGGAGCGCACCAAGGCCGCGTTCCTTCCGCGTCCGCTGGAGGAGGAGAGCCGCGCGTCGCTCGTGTTGTCCGCCAGCGACTGGGGCGAGGCGGCGCGCGAGGACGACGCGCTGGGCAACGACATCTACACGCACTTCCTCGTGCAGGCGCTCGACGGCCGGGGAGACCGCAACGGAGACGGCGCGGTGAGCGCGACAGAGGCCCACGACTGGGCGCGCCGCCACACGTGGACGTATACGCAGGGTCGTCAGCGCCCGAGCGTGCGGATGACGGAAGTGGGCGCGGACCCGGTGCTGCTCGCCGGCGCGCTGACGCAGGCCGGGCAGCCGGAGGTCTTCTCGTACAGCCCTCGCCTGGAGGGCTTCACGCTCAAGGTGGACGGCGTGGACGCGGGCGAGCTGCCTGGAGGCGTCGCGCTCCCCGAGGGCAAGCGGAAGCTGGGGCTCCACAAGGGCGGCGAGACGCTGTGGGAGGACACCGTCGCGCTGCGCTCGGGCGAGCGACGCGCGCTGGATGCGCTCCTGCGGGAGTTCGTGGAGGGCCGCAAGCGGACCGTGACGTTGGAGGCGGGCATGCTCGGCTTCCTCGACGCGCGCAGCCGCCGCGAGGTGTTGCCCTCCACGGTGCTGGTGGGCGCGGGGCTTCGCCTGGACGGCCTGCTCCTGGAGCAGCGGCTGGACGTGGGGGTGGACCTGTCGGTGGGGCAGGGGCACCAGTCGCTGCGGCTGGACGTGGGCGGGACGGTGCCGGTGCGCCACCGGGCGGTGATGATGGGGGTGACGGTGGGGCCGTCGTGGGAGTGGGGACGGTTGAGCTTTTCCACGGGGCCTCGTGTGGCCGCCTTGTGGTTGCAGCGCTCCTTCCAGTTGGACCTGTTGAACCGGGACGAGAGCTACCTCACGGTGTGGCCCGGTTGGATGGCGGGAGTGTCATGGCAACTGGGCGCCCGGTGGGTATTGGAAGCGAAGGGACAGCTCCTCTGGGCCTATGTCCCCATGGACGGCCGGACTCGCGCGGTGGGCTTTGGCGGCCTGTTGCTGGGCGGAGGATATCGCTTCTGA
- a CDS encoding substrate-binding domain-containing protein, translated as MTPRLLIVVGLVAAFGGVLYLSAHRAPRSPGGHEAGTPSPAQPKPPRPGEVVDISFLYSTEKKDWVEAAAKDFQREHPHIRLTLVGKGSLDAAQAILDGRERPTVWSPADSAVVRMLASDWATDASHGPLFAEDGEDAPRPLVITPLVFAVWEDRAEVLRKASGGGAVSWKVLQKAVTSPQGWPAIGGKPEWGFVKLGHTDPTRSNSGLQALLLATLEYYGKRGGLTVEDLLDPRYQEWMKSLERGVTRFESSSGAFMTDMVRFGPSRYDIAVVYENLAISHLSHAQGRWGDLRVYYPALTLWSDHPAAVLQASWVTPEQKAAAREWLRYLRSHAVQERALAFGFRPADPSVPLKNADPANPFNRLASKGVRVDVPPVAEVPEGPVVRDLLTLWSRVLAPGR; from the coding sequence ATGACACCCAGGCTACTCATCGTGGTCGGACTCGTCGCCGCGTTTGGAGGAGTCCTCTATCTCTCCGCTCATCGAGCGCCCCGGTCTCCGGGAGGTCATGAAGCGGGCACGCCCTCGCCCGCGCAGCCGAAGCCGCCGAGGCCCGGGGAGGTGGTGGACATCTCCTTCCTCTACAGCACGGAGAAGAAGGACTGGGTGGAGGCCGCGGCGAAGGACTTCCAGCGCGAGCACCCGCACATCCGGCTGACGCTGGTGGGGAAGGGCTCGCTGGATGCGGCGCAAGCCATCCTGGATGGCCGGGAGCGCCCCACGGTGTGGAGTCCCGCGGACAGCGCGGTGGTGCGCATGCTGGCCTCGGACTGGGCCACGGACGCCTCGCATGGGCCGCTGTTCGCGGAGGACGGCGAGGACGCCCCGCGCCCGCTGGTGATTACGCCCCTGGTCTTCGCGGTGTGGGAGGACCGGGCGGAGGTGCTGCGCAAGGCCAGCGGTGGCGGCGCGGTGTCCTGGAAGGTGCTCCAGAAGGCGGTGACGAGTCCCCAGGGCTGGCCGGCCATCGGCGGCAAGCCGGAGTGGGGCTTCGTGAAGCTGGGCCACACGGACCCCACGCGTTCGAACTCCGGACTCCAGGCGCTGCTGCTGGCGACGCTGGAGTACTACGGCAAGCGCGGCGGGCTCACGGTGGAGGACCTGCTGGACCCTCGCTATCAGGAGTGGATGAAGTCGCTGGAGCGCGGAGTCACGCGCTTCGAGTCCTCCTCCGGCGCCTTCATGACGGACATGGTCCGCTTCGGCCCGTCCCGCTACGACATCGCGGTGGTGTACGAGAACCTGGCCATCTCCCATCTGTCGCACGCGCAGGGGCGGTGGGGTGACTTGCGGGTGTACTACCCGGCGCTCACGCTGTGGAGCGACCATCCCGCCGCGGTGCTCCAGGCGAGCTGGGTGACGCCCGAGCAGAAGGCCGCGGCGCGCGAGTGGCTTCGCTACCTGCGCAGCCATGCGGTGCAGGAGCGTGCGCTGGCGTTCGGCTTCCGTCCGGCGGACCCGTCGGTGCCGCTGAAGAACGCGGACCCGGCGAATCCCTTCAACCGCCTGGCCTCGAAGGGCGTGCGGGTGGATGTGCCCCCTGTGGCGGAAGTCCCCGAGGGGCCCGTGGTGAGAGACCTGCTGACCCTGTGGTCCCGCGTGCTGGCTCCGGGCCGGTAG
- a CDS encoding FHA domain-containing protein, with amino-acid sequence MMTVQELRALSTRLTETFFCKQVGPFVLVQKPPSPVMAQLAMKMGAARTTMARDVPSLERQQVALWLHFDTLTVATLPPVAGQDVLTVGRQPDCDLVVNEPSVSKRHAKLCWWGESKGCTLVDLKSSNGTFVNARELESGGELHLRDGDLLGFGDATFAYLLAPSFYAKMKRVSP; translated from the coding sequence ATGATGACCGTTCAGGAGTTGCGCGCGCTCAGCACGCGGCTGACGGAGACCTTCTTCTGCAAGCAGGTGGGGCCCTTCGTGCTGGTGCAGAAGCCGCCCAGCCCGGTGATGGCGCAACTGGCGATGAAGATGGGCGCCGCGCGCACGACGATGGCGCGGGATGTCCCCAGCCTGGAGCGTCAGCAGGTGGCGCTGTGGCTGCACTTCGACACGCTCACCGTGGCGACGCTTCCTCCCGTGGCGGGGCAGGACGTGCTCACGGTGGGGCGTCAGCCGGATTGCGACCTGGTGGTCAACGAGCCCTCGGTCTCCAAGCGCCACGCGAAGCTGTGCTGGTGGGGCGAGTCCAAGGGCTGCACCCTGGTGGACCTGAAGTCGAGCAACGGCACCTTCGTGAACGCGCGCGAGCTGGAGTCGGGCGGTGAGCTGCACCTGCGCGATGGAGACCTGCTGGGCTTTGGCGACGCGACGTTCGCCTACCTCCTGGCGCCGAGCTTCTACGCGAAGATGAAACGCGTCAGCCCCTGA
- a CDS encoding glycoside hydrolase family 88 protein produces MLKSMGALGLAVLLVGGTAHAFSDGDVSRVVSFARTQLRKTATAMPDATWSPKASQSNGTWTTVRNTAPTAWTQGFFPGSMWMLYQAGLEPSWSSKADRWTRPLEVQKTNRQTHDLGFKMFLSFGAAYRFTGDAYYRDVLLVSAESLASRYNTRVGIIDCCDWNSAWDVPLVTDTMMNLELLLWAAANGGRAELRTMAINHALVTLRDAVRADGSSFHYVDYNGATGAIRSKGTFQGYSASSTWARGHAWLIYGYTMVYRYTGDARMLEAARKVTDWYLAHVPSDQVPKWDFDAPGTQRDSSAAAIVASALLELSVLDTDATRRTRYRDAALRTLDTLVSSTYFAQGTNSPGLLLHGVGHLPANQEVDVSLIYGDYYFLEAVLRFNPDPPLPWYSKLDFFESLHLLSCGNTGVRIVEFDVTPLAARQDGTVGYADSSTAVAGYADLNMTVRMNTDGYFDVRNGGGYAALVQVPYVNGQTYHVRLVTDLSAKRYSVWVTPPGGSEVQVANLYAFRTGAPFIDDLGKVSIRTSLTDSDFRVTGHRVTVGTLGTLRD; encoded by the coding sequence ATGCTGAAGTCCATGGGTGCACTGGGGTTGGCGGTGCTGTTGGTGGGAGGCACGGCCCACGCGTTCAGCGACGGGGATGTGTCCCGGGTGGTGAGCTTCGCCCGCACCCAGCTTCGCAAGACGGCGACGGCGATGCCGGACGCGACCTGGTCTCCGAAGGCATCCCAGTCCAACGGGACCTGGACGACGGTGCGCAACACCGCGCCGACGGCGTGGACCCAGGGCTTCTTCCCCGGGAGCATGTGGATGCTGTACCAGGCGGGGCTGGAGCCTTCGTGGTCCAGCAAGGCGGACCGGTGGACGCGGCCCCTGGAGGTCCAGAAGACGAACCGTCAGACGCATGACCTGGGCTTCAAGATGTTCTTGAGCTTCGGCGCGGCGTACCGCTTCACGGGGGATGCGTACTACCGGGACGTGCTGCTCGTGTCGGCCGAGTCGCTCGCGTCGCGCTACAACACCCGCGTCGGCATCATCGACTGCTGTGATTGGAACTCGGCGTGGGACGTGCCGCTCGTCACGGACACGATGATGAACCTGGAGCTCTTGCTGTGGGCGGCGGCGAACGGGGGGCGCGCGGAGCTGCGGACCATGGCCATCAACCACGCGCTCGTCACGCTGAGGGACGCGGTGCGGGCGGATGGCAGTTCCTTCCACTACGTGGACTACAACGGCGCGACGGGGGCCATCCGCTCCAAGGGGACGTTCCAGGGGTACTCGGCGAGCTCGACTTGGGCGCGCGGCCATGCGTGGCTCATCTACGGGTACACCATGGTGTACCGGTACACGGGAGACGCGCGGATGCTGGAGGCCGCGCGCAAGGTGACGGACTGGTACCTGGCCCATGTGCCCTCGGACCAGGTGCCGAAGTGGGACTTCGATGCGCCGGGGACGCAGCGGGATTCCTCGGCGGCGGCCATCGTCGCCTCGGCGCTGTTGGAGTTGAGCGTGTTGGATACGGATGCCACGCGTCGCACGCGCTACCGCGACGCCGCGCTTCGCACGCTCGACACGCTGGTGTCATCGACCTACTTCGCGCAGGGGACGAACAGCCCGGGACTCCTGCTGCATGGCGTGGGGCACCTTCCGGCGAACCAGGAGGTGGATGTCAGCCTCATCTACGGCGACTACTACTTCCTGGAGGCGGTGCTGCGCTTCAATCCGGACCCACCGCTCCCCTGGTACTCGAAGCTGGATTTCTTCGAGAGCCTGCACCTGTTGTCGTGCGGCAACACGGGCGTGCGCATCGTCGAGTTCGACGTGACGCCGCTGGCGGCACGGCAGGACGGGACGGTGGGCTACGCGGACAGCAGCACGGCGGTGGCGGGGTACGCCGACTTGAACATGACGGTGCGGATGAACACGGACGGGTACTTCGACGTGCGCAACGGCGGAGGCTACGCGGCGCTCGTGCAGGTGCCGTACGTGAATGGGCAGACGTACCACGTGCGGCTCGTCACGGACCTGTCGGCGAAGCGCTACAGCGTGTGGGTCACTCCGCCTGGAGGCAGCGAGGTCCAGGTCGCGAACCTGTATGCGTTCCGGACCGGCGCGCCGTTCATCGACGACCTGGGGAAGGTATCCATCCGGACGTCCCTGACGGACAGCGACTTCCGAGTCACGGGCCACAGGGTGACCGTGGGCACGCTGGGGACTCTTCGCGACTGA
- a CDS encoding Spy/CpxP family protein refolding chaperone codes for MKKKLAIAGSAVVAVVLLSGFAFRGAHGHCPNPERIKQVVTWKLNDRLDDLDATDAQRESIHAVKDRLFTEGVQLAEEQHATRSEVVSQLESDKPDAQALHALVDARIEALRAFAHKATDAVLEVHGTLTPEQRKALASEYKERTGLE; via the coding sequence ATGAAGAAGAAGCTCGCCATCGCCGGTTCCGCCGTCGTCGCCGTCGTCCTGCTCAGTGGCTTCGCGTTCCGCGGAGCCCATGGCCATTGCCCCAACCCCGAGCGCATCAAGCAGGTGGTGACGTGGAAGCTGAATGACCGGCTGGATGACCTCGACGCGACGGACGCTCAGCGAGAGTCCATCCACGCCGTGAAGGACCGCCTCTTCACGGAAGGCGTCCAGCTCGCGGAGGAGCAACACGCGACGCGCTCGGAGGTCGTCTCGCAGCTCGAGTCCGACAAGCCCGACGCGCAGGCCCTGCACGCGCTGGTGGATGCACGCATCGAGGCGCTGCGCGCGTTCGCCCACAAGGCGACGGATGCCGTGCTGGAGGTCCACGGCACGCTGACGCCCGAGCAGCGCAAGGCCCTGGCCTCCGAGTACAAGGAGCGCACCGGCCTCGAGTGA
- a CDS encoding carboxypeptidase regulatory-like domain-containing protein, with protein MHAPRHLSLLALGGLTFAVACGGFNNGPLEEGTVRGRLVGADARVAKVNVFGLPSMRADVSPDGRFELHGVPATSVELFMVASSTRAARTKVVAQGARITDLGDIVAPLGSFITVRLRDSGGNVPKEGEVEVDGTAFDDLPTDASTGEVRVGPLPEGCYTLEAKADTLAEVEQEVCVGVGEELVRDIVLGDDDDDDGGGVDDDG; from the coding sequence ATGCATGCTCCCAGACACCTGTCGCTCCTGGCGCTCGGGGGCCTGACGTTCGCCGTCGCCTGCGGAGGCTTCAACAACGGGCCGCTCGAGGAGGGCACCGTGCGCGGCCGGCTCGTGGGCGCCGACGCCCGGGTCGCGAAGGTGAACGTGTTCGGTCTGCCGAGCATGCGGGCGGACGTGTCACCGGACGGGCGCTTCGAGCTGCACGGCGTGCCCGCCACGTCCGTGGAGCTGTTCATGGTGGCGTCGAGCACCCGGGCGGCGCGGACGAAGGTGGTGGCGCAAGGCGCCCGCATCACCGACCTGGGCGACATCGTCGCGCCCCTGGGCTCCTTCATCACCGTTCGCCTGCGCGACAGCGGCGGCAACGTGCCCAAGGAGGGCGAGGTGGAGGTGGATGGCACCGCGTTCGACGACCTGCCCACGGACGCGTCCACCGGCGAGGTGCGCGTGGGCCCCTTGCCCGAGGGCTGCTACACGCTCGAGGCCAAGGCGGACACGCTCGCGGAGGTGGAGCAGGAGGTCTGCGTCGGCGTCGGCGAGGAGCTGGTGCGCGACATCGTGCTGGGCGACGACGATGACGACGATGGAGGCGGCGTCGACGACGACGGGTGA
- a CDS encoding RNA polymerase sigma factor has translation MTEDEIATCIQRASRGAQDAHRELYQRFHGAVRRVALGYSGLGPAEVEDVVQETFVRAFRELPRLQHPRAFGSWLVTIARHHSQALSRGAKVRGRAAEDLALELESTTPAIPPSLELERRVAVVRELIEGLPEGPEKETVRLFYLEGELSAREIAERLGLGKSAVTMRLERFRARVKRELLSRLLAAGVG, from the coding sequence GTGACGGAGGACGAAATCGCCACCTGCATCCAGCGGGCGTCCCGAGGTGCGCAGGATGCGCACCGGGAGCTGTACCAGCGCTTCCATGGGGCCGTGCGCAGGGTCGCGCTGGGCTACTCCGGCCTGGGCCCCGCGGAGGTGGAGGACGTGGTCCAGGAGACCTTCGTCCGCGCCTTCCGGGAGCTGCCCCGGCTCCAGCATCCGCGTGCGTTCGGGAGCTGGCTGGTGACGATTGCGCGGCACCATTCGCAGGCGCTCAGCCGGGGCGCGAAGGTGCGGGGCCGCGCGGCGGAGGACCTGGCGTTGGAGCTGGAGTCGACCACGCCCGCGATTCCTCCCTCGCTCGAATTGGAGCGGCGCGTGGCGGTGGTGCGCGAGCTCATCGAGGGCCTGCCAGAGGGCCCCGAGAAGGAGACGGTTCGCCTCTTCTATCTGGAGGGCGAATTGAGCGCGCGCGAAATCGCGGAGCGGCTGGGGTTGGGCAAGAGCGCGGTGACGATGCGCCTGGAGCGCTTTCGCGCGCGGGTGAAGCGTGAGTTGCTGTCGCGGCTGTTGGCCGCGGGAGTCGGATGA
- a CDS encoding NAD-dependent epimerase/dehydratase family protein, which translates to MRAFVTGGSGFVGRYLLAALKSRGDQARALARSPAAVATVAAAGAEPFEGDLSDVERLKAGMEGCDTVFHSAAVVKSWAPRSEYYEANVRGTERVLEAARAAGVKRLVHVGTEAVLADGTPMVKVDETWPLPERPIGDYPSTKAEAERRVLSVNSADFTTVVVRPRLIWGHGDTSVLPQLVDAVRSKRFKWIDQGRYLTSTCHVANCVEGTLLAADKGRGGQTYFLTDGEPVVFRDFITAMLKTQGVDPGTSSIPYGLAAVVSMVSDLMWGTLGLPGRPPISRTEVLLIGREVTVSDAKARDELGYEARLPRALGLKEMEAAFQERSTRAA; encoded by the coding sequence ATGCGGGCGTTCGTCACCGGCGGTTCCGGTTTCGTGGGCAGGTATCTCCTCGCCGCGCTGAAGTCTCGAGGTGACCAGGCCCGCGCGCTGGCGCGCTCTCCGGCGGCGGTCGCCACGGTGGCGGCGGCGGGCGCGGAGCCCTTCGAGGGTGACCTGTCCGACGTGGAGCGCCTGAAGGCCGGCATGGAGGGCTGTGACACCGTCTTCCACTCCGCCGCGGTGGTGAAGTCGTGGGCACCTCGCTCCGAGTACTACGAGGCCAACGTCCGAGGCACGGAGCGGGTGCTGGAGGCCGCGCGCGCCGCGGGCGTGAAGCGGCTGGTGCATGTCGGCACGGAGGCGGTGCTGGCGGACGGCACGCCCATGGTGAAGGTCGACGAGACGTGGCCACTGCCGGAGCGCCCCATCGGCGACTATCCCTCCACGAAGGCCGAGGCGGAGCGCCGGGTGCTCAGCGTGAACTCCGCGGACTTCACCACCGTGGTCGTGCGTCCCCGGCTCATCTGGGGACACGGCGATACATCGGTGCTGCCGCAGCTCGTGGACGCGGTGCGCTCCAAGCGCTTCAAGTGGATTGACCAGGGCCGCTACCTCACGTCCACCTGCCACGTGGCCAACTGCGTGGAGGGCACGCTGCTGGCGGCGGACAAGGGCCGGGGAGGCCAGACGTACTTCCTCACCGATGGCGAGCCGGTGGTGTTCCGGGACTTCATCACCGCGATGCTCAAGACGCAGGGCGTGGACCCGGGCACCAGCTCCATCCCCTACGGACTGGCGGCGGTGGTGTCCATGGTGTCGGACCTGATGTGGGGCACGCTGGGGCTGCCGGGCCGTCCCCCCATCAGCCGCACGGAGGTGCTGCTGATTGGACGGGAAGTGACGGTGAGTGACGCCAAGGCCCGGGATGAACTGGGCTACGAGGCGCGGCTGCCGCGCGCCCTGGGGCTGAAGGAGATGGAAGCCGCTTTCCAGGAGCGGTCGACACGCGCCGCATGA
- a CDS encoding GNAT family N-acetyltransferase has protein sequence MSAVWDILMHAYAMTPADCVAWRQRVDSRDLRLLREGNKVAGTLAAIRMGQWYGGRSVPVVGVGAVGVSPVHRGQGTATRLMTRLLQEARASGAPLSVLYPATQPLYRRSGYEQAGARYEIRVQMSALEMGERSLTLRAAEPRDEAAITACYSSTARFRPGWLDRGDFSWRRVRDPRSEQVHGYVVEGASGIEGYVYLARRPLKDLKQELGLSDIVATTPAAARRLLRFLGDHHSLGTEVVWYGGPDDPFLLLLREQSYSVRVYMHWMVRVLDVVAALEARGWTRGLSGSLHLDVADDLFPENQGRFVLEVENGQARVTRGGEGRLRLHVRQLASLYTGFQSAAALRSVGLVEADDASVESAVALFSGPQPSLRDMF, from the coding sequence ATGTCCGCGGTGTGGGACATCCTGATGCATGCCTATGCGATGACACCCGCGGATTGTGTTGCATGGAGGCAGCGTGTCGACTCGCGCGACCTGCGTCTCCTCCGAGAGGGCAACAAGGTCGCGGGGACCCTGGCCGCCATCCGGATGGGCCAGTGGTACGGCGGACGCAGCGTGCCCGTGGTGGGCGTGGGCGCCGTGGGTGTCTCACCCGTGCACCGGGGCCAGGGCACCGCGACGCGGCTGATGACGCGGCTGCTCCAGGAGGCTCGCGCGTCGGGCGCGCCGCTGTCCGTGCTCTACCCCGCGACCCAGCCGCTCTACCGCCGCTCGGGATATGAGCAGGCCGGCGCGCGCTACGAGATTCGCGTCCAGATGTCCGCGCTGGAGATGGGCGAGCGTTCGCTGACCTTGCGCGCCGCCGAACCCCGGGACGAGGCCGCCATCACCGCGTGCTACTCGAGTACGGCGCGCTTCCGGCCCGGATGGTTGGACCGGGGCGATTTCTCCTGGCGCCGGGTCCGGGACCCACGCAGCGAGCAGGTGCATGGCTACGTCGTCGAGGGCGCCTCCGGCATCGAGGGCTACGTCTACCTGGCGCGCCGGCCGCTCAAGGACCTGAAGCAGGAGCTGGGCCTGTCGGACATCGTGGCCACCACGCCCGCGGCGGCGCGGCGGCTCCTGCGCTTCCTGGGGGACCACCACTCCCTGGGGACGGAAGTGGTGTGGTACGGCGGCCCGGACGACCCGTTCCTCCTCCTGCTGCGTGAGCAGTCCTATTCCGTGCGGGTCTACATGCACTGGATGGTGCGGGTGCTGGATGTCGTCGCCGCGCTGGAGGCCCGGGGCTGGACGCGGGGCCTGTCGGGCTCGCTGCACCTGGACGTCGCCGACGACCTGTTCCCGGAGAACCAGGGGCGGTTCGTGCTCGAGGTCGAGAACGGCCAGGCGCGCGTGACGCGTGGAGGCGAGGGCCGTCTGCGGCTCCATGTCCGTCAGCTCGCGTCGCTCTACACGGGGTTCCAGTCGGCGGCCGCGCTGCGCTCGGTGGGGCTGGTGGAGGCGGATGACGCCTCGGTGGAGTCGGCGGTGGCGCTGTTCTCCGGACCCCAGCCGTCCCTGCGGGACATGTTCTGA